Proteins from one Eretmochelys imbricata isolate rEreImb1 chromosome 28, rEreImb1.hap1, whole genome shotgun sequence genomic window:
- the LOC144258272 gene encoding hydroperoxide isomerase ALOXE3-like gives MAVYKVQVSTGQGALAGTFDTISITLVGIDGESPKNVLDKYGLDFQPGRVREYEVPSERALGPILLIRLHKEPYSVFPESTWYCNTVRVTSPEGDTYRFPCYRWIQGYCTVELVESTAQIPTDDSHYLLQKYRREELVLQQERYRWKEYIPGTPWCADIDSALTAEVNIQYSFPKASAFFGRGSAALLESKLKGFLDKPYSWETLTDIPKIFWFYHSPVSEYVIEHWQEDAFFGYQYLNGFNPVLIRKCTALPENFPVTQEMVAGSLGESTSLREELQRGSIYLADYKLLEDIPTIEVNGHQQYVAAPLCLLHQKPSGEVVPLAIQLSQRPGPDSPVFLPSDSDWLWTLAKTWVRSSEFHLHEVTSHLLRAHLLAEVFSVATQRQLPMCHPLYKLLIPHTRFSILIDVLARTFLISSGGVFDRAIATGRPGLAELLRKGLENLTYTRLCLPDDIQERGVGSVQGYYYRDDGLKIWAAIESFVSGIVGIYYQTSLSVQSDHELQAWVGEIFTKGFLGRQASGVPSTLGTAAELTKYLTMVIFTCSAYHAAVNSGQFELAVFMPNYPSSMRKPPPQNKAKVTLKEFLDTIPEMNTTSLILSVLWVLRNENRDMRPLGTYPEEHFTEHGPKQLMAAFQDRLAEISREIEERNQSLALSYNYMYPPNIENSTAI, from the exons GTGCGGGAGTACGAGGTGCCCAGTGAGCGAGCCCTGGGGCCGATCTTGCTGATCCGGCTCCACAAGGAGCCCTATTCCGTGTTCCCCGAGAGTACGTGGTACTGCAACACAGTCCGGGTGACGTCCCCCGAGGGAGACACCTACCGCTTCCCCTGCTACCGGTGGATTCAGGGCTACTGCACCGTGGAGCTGGTGGAAAGCACAG CCCAAATCCCTACTGACGACTCCCACTACCTGCTCCAGAAGTACCGCCGTGAGGAGCTGGTGCTGCAACAAGAAAGATATAG GTGGAAGGAGTACATCCCTGGCACACCGTGGTGTGCCGACATCGACAGTGCCCTGACCGCCGAAGTCAACATTCAGTATTCGTTCCCCAAGGCCTCTGCTTTCTTCGGGCGTGGATCGGCGGC GCTGCTGGAGTCCAAGCTGAAGGGGTTCCTGGACAAGCCGTACTCCTGGGAGACGTTAACTGACATCCCCAAGATTTTCTGGTTCTACCACAGCCCGGTCTCAG AGTACGTCATTGAGCACTGGCAGGAAGATGCTTTCTTCGGGTACCAGTATCTGAATGGGTTCAACCCCGTTCTGATCCGGAAATGCACGGCGCTTCCCGAGAACTTCCCCGTGACGCAGGAGATGGTGGCCGGCTCCCTGGGGGAATCCACCAGCCTCCGGGAGGAGCTGCAG AGAGGGAGCATCTATCTAGCAGATTACAAGCTCCTGGAAGACATTCCCACCATTGAAGTGAACGGTCACCAGCAGTACGTCGCCGCGCCCCTGTGCCTGCTGCACCAGAAACCCAGCGGGGAGGTCGTCCCCTTGGCCATCCAG CTCAGCCAGCGCCCAGGTCCCGACAGCCCCGTCTTCCTGCCCAGTGACTCCGACTGGCTCTGGACTCTGGCCAAGACCTGGGTGCGCAGCTCCGAGTTCCACCTGCACGAGGTCACCTCCCACCTGCTCCGCGCCCACCTGCTGGCCGAGGTCTTCTCAGTGGCCACCCAGCGCCAGCTGCCCATGTGCCACCCCCTGTACAAG CTCCTGATCCCTCACACCCGTTTCTCCATCCTCATCGATGTCCTGGCCCGGACCTTTCTCATCAGCTCCGGGGGCGTATTCGATCGG GCCATAGCGACCGGGCGTCCAGGCCTCGCTGAGCTTCTCCGCAAGGGCCTGGAGAACCTGACCTACACCAGGCTCTGCCTTCCCGATGACATCCAGGAGCGCGGTGTCGGCTCAGTCCAGGGTTACTACTACAGGGACGATGGGCTCAAGATCTGGGCGGCTATAGAGAg CTTTGTCTCCGGCATTGTGGGGATCTACTACCAGACCAGCCTCTCGGTGCAGAGTGACCACGAGCTGCAGGCATGGGTGGGCGAGATATTCACCAAGGGATTCCTCGGCCGACAGGCATCGG GCGTCCCCTCGACTCTGGGCACCGCGGCCGAGCTGACCAAGTACCTGACCATGGTGATCTTCACCTGCTCCGCCTATCACGCTGCGGTCAACTCTGGGCAG TTCGAGCTGGCAGTCTTCATGCCCAATTACCCATCATCCATGCGGAAGCCGCCGCCCCAGAACAAGGCCAAGGTGACCCTGAAGGAGTTCCTGGACACCATCCCCGAGATGAACACCACCAGCCTGATCCTCTCTGTCCTCTGGGTGCTGCGTAATGAGAATCGGGACATG AGACCCCTGGGGACATACCCTGAGGAGCACTTTACCGAACACGGGCCAAAGCAGCTCATGGCTGCCTTCCAGGATCGCCTAGCAGAGATCTCCCGGGAAATTGAGGAGAGGAACCAGTCACTAGCTCTGAGCTACAACTACATGTATCCCCCTAACATAGAGAACAGCACAGCCATATAA